The stretch of DNA GATTTTTGGCACTTCTTTATATGTTGAATGTTGGGCAATTCAAAGAGACCAGCTGACAGCAAACACTAGTTCGGAGAAACACTGGTGTTGATGCCTTAAGATTTcagcttttatgtttttcaaatCCTGTAGTGCATTAGTGCATAATTCTAAAtttcatataaagtgttagttaactgtcttcacattttggtcagacaaaacaatccctcTGGGTCTGAGATCCAAGGACACCCTAGATCCTCAGGCCCcgaaaagtataaacaaaagtgaattgggGAGAAGCAAACTTCAGGTAATGACTTCATcacctgaagctgtaactggAGGATTAATGCCTGATATGTAAATAGACCAAATTTAtatctgtctgaaaaacttGCGATCATCATCCATTTTTGGTGTAGCCCCTTGGAGAGGCTTCATCTGCCCTTAACGTACCTGAAGGCTTTTCCACTTTTATCCTTTTAACTTTGTCTGGCCTCTATTTCTCAGTAAGCCCAAAATAGGCATCACTGTCTCTCTTCAGCACAGACATTTCTACTCCCATACTTGCACATTCATAGTCAGTCCTGCACATCCTCCCTGCATTTTCACTTTCTCCCAGGCAGACCTTTGCTGGATTTATCTGACCTGGCAGTTTTTCTTGCTGCATTGGTTTTTTCCATGCTCTCCcaaggacacacacacacataagcACACAGCACATCCAACAATGCCTCTCTCAAGCTCTCCTGTCTCCTCCAGGGATCTCACCTGAAGGGTTTGCTGTCTGGATCAGTGTCCTTGAAACCCATCTCTTCCAGTTTACATCGCCTGTAGAGCTCATAGTGGCGTGTGTGGGTCTGCTCACGCAGGTCTTCCATGTTCACGCGGATCAGCATCTCCCGCAGCTTCACAAAGTCGCAGTGAGCTTCATTCTCCACTGTAAAAAGACATAAGGTAAGGAAGAAAATGGGGACTGAAACTAAGATCTCTTTCCACATTCCCCAATTGTCTACTCCTCCAACAGGTTTAACAGCAGGGAAAACTGGCACTATAGGCCTGACACAAGGATTTAACAAAGGATAATTCCCCATGGATAATTAAGTCCAGCTCCTTTTATGAAAGCACATTACCTCCTTGCACAAGTGTCACCATTCATGCCTTGAAAATCGCAGAGCTCAACTCACCCTGCACTGTGCCCCAAGGGTACTGACGAGCTTTCATCATTTTGTTTCCTATTTTCAGCTCCTCCGTACTCCCAATCACTGCAAATGGCAAGTGGGCCTGGAACACATTTAATGATATCTGTGTTAGTCCCTCTCAGACCTGGCTGACCCACCAGCACACAGAGATGAGCACAGCCACTGAGCAAGACAGTCATTATGCACACGCTAATCTCAGGGAGTCTAGTCACTGGCCACTAGTCCAAGACAAGGGGTAGCAGGATGGGTCCTTTTTTGGAAACCTTGTTAGTGCTACCACTCTATATCCTCTACCTGGCTGATCCTCCCAGCCACAGAGTCTCAGGTGAGATGAGCCAGTGCAAGACTGGCATCAGAGTGACAGCTGGAAGAGTGCTGCGGCTCGGACTGCGGTGCTGTCCCAGGGTTTGCCATGCCTGAGGAGAACATCTGCACAAGCACAGAAGCAGTAAGAGGTCTTGGACCCTAGTTGGTTTTATCCCCCCACCACTCATTTAGCTCATGCTGGAGCACAAGACACCTTGCTCCATCAGATCATGAGATGGAAGTCTATCCTCCACCCCCAGAGTAACAGGTCTGTCCTCCCTGCTTGCTTCTGCCCTGATGAGGAAGGGCTGAACATGTCCCCAGCCACTGTGTCCAGTGTGACCCAATGTCACACTCTTCAAGCTGATATGCACTCCACATTACACAAAGACTGACTAAGAACAAGAAggatttgcttttcagaaactCAGAAATCAGAAACAGTCACTGCTTAGTGATCTCtcttcagaagacaaaaagagaCTTGCCCAGTGTAAGCTCAGCAAACTTGGAACTGAAACCCTCCCAAATACCTATCTAGGTTCTGAAGATCTCACCTTACAGTCTTCTCATTTCCAAAACTCAGGAGCCAAGCAAAACCCCTAGACATTGCAATCATactttgctgcatttttctgtaagTGAGATTTCTCCCCACCTCCCTTGCTCCTGGGAACTATACTGCATTCTGCCAAGCCACAAGGAAGTCAAAGTCATACAGTGCAAAGTTTCAGCACTTTGAGTTCCCAGCTCTTTGCACCAATCCTTTCTGCTGAGTTTTGTGAAGTAACATTTATAAGGCAAAGCATTTAAAGTGCACCAAATTCTGGACAATTTAAAGGGCCTCAGGAAGCCAACTACAAGGAAGACCCGTGACCCTGGATTGCTCTCAAGAGCAGGTAGTGAATTCACAGTTTATCCAAAAACTTGGACAAGTTCATGACAGGTGGTACAAGCAAAAGATTTCAGAGATGATGTTTATGCTTTCAGAGTGTGGCTCATACAGTCaaactgcaaacaaaacaaaactgccAGCAAGCACTCACAGAGATGGGTTCTTCCTCCTTTATTCCTCAGCCCCCCTGCTCTCACATGGGACACACACAGAATAAGAGTAATATTTGTCTTATGTTTCTAATAATATCAGTATTTAGATACAAGTTTTCCAGACCTGCAAAAATGCCTTGGTCAAATTCTGGCCTGCTTAGTCGCCACAAACCTGGTAATTCTGACTGTAATAGAAGATTAAAGAGCTGATTTGTCTGTGCAGCGACAGACACAACCCAGAACGTCTGCAACCCAAGACAGTGATTCCCTCCCAGGAGACAAGTAAATGGCTGAGAGGAAAGACAAGCAGAGGTTCTCTTCCACCCTCAGAAGGGTTAACACTGAAATGCTCTGACCAGGAAGCTACCACTGACAGCTCCTACATCAGGACAAACTTCAAGTTTCTTTCAGGCCTCTCAAGAACACTCTACAACTATTAATACAAAATCAAGAGGTGGCACAAATGCACCATCAGCTAGACCTCTGCTGCATCTACAGCAGCAAAGCAATCACCTTCCTCTACTTGATTTCCTGTGAAAAGCCTTCTGGAAAATGGGACCATGATCAGGATGTGCTGCCAGAAGGACCAAGAGACAGCTTGCTTCACCCTCAAGGAGCCACAGACAGGCACCCATGATGCTGGGAAAGCCAGAGCCAGAATGGCCACCTGCAGGCACCTCAAGGCATGTCTGGCCCAGGTTGTGTACTGTTTTTCACACCTTGCTGGTTAAGCTGTGTAGTTCCTTGCCACAGGATCCTGGAAGTTTACTGGTGGAAGGCCATCAGGTGATGCATAGGACAGGAATAATGACGAACCCTTGAGCTGAAAAGGGTTTAAACACTGATTTCTTACACATCCCTCAACAGATAAGCATGAGGACAGGGAGAGTATTAAAAGTCTGTTTTCTGATTAGAAAAGCCTACCAGAGAGGCAGTAGCCTACCACAAAGCTCTCCTAGCCTAAGATGACACTACAAGGATGAAATTCTTGTGAAATTCTCTGGTTTtaagacacaaaataaaagggaaagtAGATTTAAGAAACATTCCAGTATGGGCCACCAACCCCTACACTGACTACTGTTCTGGGAGAGAAGAAGAATCGAGTTACTTACATTCATTGTCCCATTTATCTCCGCCACTGATTCATCATCTGTTGGGAACTGGTAGATCTGCACCCCATTACTGACCAGTTCActtgtgattttaattttaaacttggTCAGCTCACTCTTGGAAATGGCATCAGATTTGGCAATGATGGGAATGATGTTCACCTAGAAAAAAACAGAGGTACAAAGTAATCAGCTTTTCTCCTGGGAGTTTCTCTAAGTCTGCAATACAACCTTCAAAACTTGTAAGTGCTCAATAAATCTACAGAATTATCTGCCAATTCAGTCATTTCCACCAGAAGGGCTATTCAAGGTGGGGAGAtcctctggaaaagcagcagcctttCCATTATGCAAACAGTAAATCTGCCCAATAAGAGTTACTTGTGCCAACCTTGCTGTCGAGCTTCTTCATCGTTACCAAGTCCAAGGATTTCAGTGAATGGCCTGTCGGAGCAATGAAGTACAAGCACGCGTGGATCCGGGTGTCATGGTAGTTGTGCAAGACCCTTTTTATCTTCAGTTCTTCTTGCAAGTAGGCTTCAAACTGAGCATCAATGAACTCAACGATGGGTTTATAGCTttggtgaaaggaaaaaaaaaagctatacATCTCACAGTCAGAGAGTTAAACAAATAGGACAGTGCCCCTTGGcttgcttttaagaaaaaagccaTTGATAGATTTCACTTTCCATTTTCCACTTTCTGAGACCaactctctctccctcccttgtTCTCCACCCGtaagaaattttaaagttaCACTGCTGACAAGGAGACATGGTCCTACAACAGACTCTAGCAGCCTGTTTGTCAAAACACAGTACTAGGATTCAGCAGAGGATAGCAGATACACATCCTCTCCAGGGAAAGCAGACTCtcatattttgaaatgcaagGAGAGACTATCTAAAGCAAGGCTAATGTAGACTCATTTGCAGAAGTGTGTAACCCTTGCTTGCACTCAGGGAGTGAATGGCTTGCTGCTCTCACAGCCCCGAGTGCTGCTGGTGGAATACACAGCTTCATTCAGTACTACCTGTGCCCAGTGCTCTGAGGCAGGAAATTCCTGTAACCCTCTTGCAAGGCCTTCTGAAATACAGAGCTGCCAGACTCAAAAGGACATCAgtgcatttaaaacaaacttaaaaaaaaaaaatctaacagaTCCACATAAAAGCAAATCCTATCAGCAATGTCTCTGCAGAGATGAACCTTGGAGACTGTCTGGTGTAACTGCATATCCCTCAACCAACACACTCCAGCCACTCTGGGATGTGAACTGCCAGACACACTCCCCCAGGAGTATCTCACTCCCCCAGGATATCTCActgcacattttcttcctttggctCTCCCCATGGAAGAGCCCTGACAAAAGAGGATAATAAGCCAAGAAGATAGTAAGCCACATTAGGGGCTTAGTCAGCAGCTTGAGGGAagcacaaaccaaaacaagcccAGATGCCCTGAAGCATTTCAGTCTCCCCACCAGATGAATTTGGGCAGAAGGTTGCCAGCAGGGCAGAAATTGCTCTGACAGCAtgagaaaagctgctttatAGCTGAAGCAGTGCTGACCTTCCAGAGCCTCTGTCCTCTCTCCTACCTGTCCCATCCCGAAAGAGGTGACAAGGACAGCTCCTAAGAAGCAAGCAGGAAAACTGCAGTGCAGTCAGGCCCAGCTAGGGCACAGGGAGAACAAAAAGCCAGGTCACAATATAGCCTCTCTCCCTCACACTCACCTGTCTTCTTTGTTGATCTGATCCCCAAAGCCCACTGTGCTCACAATTGTCAGCTTGAGGTTGACATTGCTCTCCTGCAGGTCATAAGTACTGGATTTCAGCTGGACTCCAGGCTGTGAGTGAGATGCTGCATCACCTTCAAACTTGGTGTTGAAAAGGGTGTCCATGAGGGTGGACTTACCAAGGCCAGTTTCCCCTattggagaaaaagagagttgAAATGTTCTGTTGAATATTAATAGGGGTTGGCCTTTCAGCTTCCAAACATTAACAGGGGTGAAATTGTAGCAGATGAAAGCAGATCTCATGCTCCCAAGGGAGCGTCTGGTAAACAGAAAGCCATGAACAATGGGAGGTCTGTATTCTGggaaaattacatttcacaGTCTAATGGCCATTAATGTCATTACAAAATAGAGATGAAAGCAAAGAGGTAGAAAAGCAAAGGGGAAAGCATCGTTCAGATCCTGCTTAAACCCACAACTACACTACAGAAGAtgctgttttcattaaaaagtggGAGAGGAAATGGGGCTCACTGCCATTTCCAAAAAAAGCTGCTCCAGGATCAATGTCTGTAATAAGCAGCCACAGAAATAGCTTCCTTCCGTGCAGAACCCTGAGAGCTGATTCGAGTCCCACAGCAAGCTGTGCAGTTGGTTTCTCATAACAGATTGGAGAATCAGCCTTCTACACTGGAAGGGGGCATTTTCTGTAATATCTGGTTTTGTACCTTCAGGGCTACACAAGCTGTACAATATCACAAAATCTGCTTCCAAAAGTTCTGCTAGTATTGTCAGTATTCTGCCAGTATTCTATCAGTACTGAACTGCAATTTGGATTTCATTTATTAACAAGCAACGATTTCCTTGTCTGAAGGAAGAGACAAATCCCAGAAAGCAGTCTTGAATTTGTTTTAGATACATCCcaggaagaataaaacaaaccccTCTGTGCACACATTCCACAGGGCAGCCTCCCTTACCAGGCTCTGACAACAGAGCCAGCTCTCCGAGCTCACAGGATCTGACTTCCTACGCAGTCTGGTCTGTTGCCTTGTGagggctgctgtgttttggggaagCAGCAATTTCTGAGCAGCCCAGACGGCTTTGGAGAAACTTCAGGAGCAGCCGAACCCCACCCTCTGTGAAcactgctcctccagcctgctgTGGGACCACAGGGAGACCAGTGTGTCTGGCTGCATGAGCATTCCCCTCGTTcccccagccctcagctcccAACCAAAACAACTTCACCATTTTCCCACTTTGCTCAGAATAAAAGAGCTTCTTATTTTTGTAGGTTTAGAGCTCTGTAGCAGATCCAAACTTGCATGAAATGCCCAATTCAAGAAGGGAAactcctccccatcctcccctgTCCACATGTTCAAATCTCCAAGCCTCACCCCTGCAAGCAGGCAAATTCCTCTTCTGGCCTCAGAAGGGATTTTCCTCACTTGGGGCTGAAGTACATGGCAGAGCAAGGcaaacacagaatcataaaatcatggaatggtttgggttggaaggaataTTGTCTCGTTCCAAGCCCCTGCTCTGAGAATTAAGCAGCCCCTGATTGCCAGGATGACATATCCAGTATCTTTCCAGAGGCAGCAAGATCCattaacatttcaaaatcaaGATACAGCTtaagctgcagagctgcctgggagccagcagtgctccaTCACCAACAGCAACTACAGCCAGAACAGCCACCAGTGCAGTTGCTCTTTGCATCAATCTGGTTTTCAATCCcaagggaagaagaaggagCTGGCATGGCTGCAGTCCCTTGTGCTACCTCAGTGCATCAGCTGTACCTACAGCAGCACTGGCCAGAGCAAAGGAGGGGGACCTAGCAAAGCACAAGGCTACCTCTGTCACTGGAAGAACAAGCTGGTCCAACAAGCCGTTCATTGACTTGGAACCTCATTGTCTGGACTTGTCAGGGACCACTTGCCCCCAAAAATGAGCAGGTGCACAAATCAGACGAGCACTTCCACAGTTTGGACAGGGATTTTAAGAGTTAACAGCCAACAGCCTGTATGACCTCCCAGGCTGTTCTCAGGGATTCCAGGAAAGAGCAGtgtaaaaaaagacaaaaatctaaACAGTATGAGAAggctgcagcatttccaaagcCCCTGCCAAGGGATGGGTGGGACAGAGCAGTGAGCTGTCTGCTTGCCTGTGAATGCCAGGAGCCCTGATGGGACATCTCAGGATAGGAGagtccctcagccctgcagcacaggaacatCACCCACACACAGTCCTGCAAAGCTTCCTCCTGTGCCACTgccccacagcctggcaggccccagagcagctccaaggcTACAGGACAGGGtgacagggagcagcagtggtgcccagggcagggagctgctctctgcagtggATACACAAGGTTATCAGTAAACCACACTGGCTTCTGGGCAGACAGCACCCTGTAAGTCACCTCTCGTTTCTGCCTCCCTCCTTCTTTTGGCTGAAAGATGTTCATATGAAGCCAAGACTCTTGTTTAAGCACATCCTGAACCTGTTAATCATTGCCTACCTTAAACCCAtctaaagtgtttttttccagcaagaGTGACTTTAAGTCTCAGAGGGGCTAGGAAAAGTGTTAAGAGATGCAGAACATGCTTTTACACTCCACCTCATGCAGCTACACAGGGCCAGCAAAGGCAACTTTGAACTCAAACACtaagtttttccttttggaagggGGAGATCAGAACTGTGGCATTTTTCTGCAGGTGGGAGCTGCCCATCCAAACACCTTTGTGATTAAAATACCCAGGCACTAACATGACATCTCTTATGAAGTCTGCACTCCCAAACTTACATCAAGCCAGCAGATACCCCTGCCCCTGCACTGTGTAACCCCACTGACTTGACACAGAATTAAAGCCTgccagggaagaggaagaagagagtAAAGACTGTCTCAGCTGAAAGAATGTTAACACTGACAGCATGACATGAAATGGTAAAAGACTAAAGATACTAATAGTGTTCTGCTGTGTTAAGTATGAGCAGAGATAGGGAGCAGTGCTATTTTGAAGGccaaaatgacagaaagaaaaatttctgaatCTTCTGGGAGTTTCTGCCTCACACAGAACAAACTTTTTGCTGGCTAGAAGAAGTGAATGGTGCCAACTGCTTCTTGCAAGGATAGGAGTCCAGATAAAAAGGTCTGATAAGAAGGACAAGTGGTCTGTGCTTGTTCCAGCCGATGGCACTGGAATCTTCCTCACAACATAGAAATGATGAACAGGGATTAGAAGAGGCAGAATTActttggaaaaagcagcaatgtACACAAGCCGAGTGAGAGGCATCCCTGGCAGGGAGATTATTTCCCGATGTCAGGCTTATGGACACATGTGATCTGATCTCCAAAACTGTACTTAAGGATTATGCAACTTGACAGTGGTCTGGTGTCCCGAAACAGGGCTAACAAAGCTCTGCGGGGAGGACACAGCAGAGAGAGTGACCTTTACTGGTAAGAGTTCTGCACCAAGAAGATGTGACAGCAATGGAAAAGCTTGAGTGTTGTACCTCTCATCATGGGATGAAGTTTTGCTCTTAAGTCTGACAATTTTcaaggacattaaaaaaaaaaaaggccaaaggTTCTGGACATGCAGCAGCCCTACACCAGTGCTCAGAAAGCACCATCCACTCAAtgccccacagcccagctgtgctgggctccccaCACATCATCTCGTTCTCCTGAGACATGTACCTGCCCCAACTTCACATGCACATGGTATCTTCACTGCTCTATGGAAGCACTTCATCAAATCTGCACTGATGGAACTGTGGTGGCACCACTTGCAAAACTACAGCTGGGACAAGCTCCTAACTTCCCAAACAGAGACAGACATCTTTGTGCTGAATGAGCTTTCATGGCTTCTTTTCACAGAACTATTAGCACCCTAAGCACCTGCAGCAGTGAGCTGAATTATACCACAAAAGCTGTACCTCCTCTTTTTGTGCCtggaaatttaatttgcttttcccaAGCATGTGCTAAGTGAAACAAGCACTGCTCACTGCCCCCCTTTCCCACAACACTCAGGATTTAAGAGGCCCAAATCATATCATCATCAATTGACTCTGCGGGAGGACAGAGGAGTCCTTGGAGTATTTCCCTGTTcaaaggcagggagcagctttcACAAGAGGTTCCTTTCATGAGAGAGCAGCACCTGTCCTTCACAAGATTAACAACTGTGGCTCCAGATATcaaataattcaattttaaagaaaatgtatatgCATGCACAGCCTTTTCATGTGTAGAAATGGGAGCTAATCCAATGTAGCAGGTTTGCTGAGACAAGCCCTGAGGCAACTCAGACTGATAAGGCCATCTCtcaaggagaaagggaaaaatagttTGTTTCTTCTGACAGGCATGCAGAGACACCACACAATTCCCCACAGACAGGCaaaggctgagctgcagggaaaagaagGGCAACAAGGGCTCACAAAATACACTGAAACACTAACTCAGAGGAGCACCCAGCTCCCAGCATCTACCCTAGAtaccagcagggcaggagaaggcTAAGGGGACAGATGGCTTTTTGATTAGAGAAACTCAGAGAATCTCTCCTCAGCTGGTTGCAACGGTGACCACAGAAACAACCACTGGGCAACTTCCAGGCTGTAAGCTCATCACCCCAGAGAGCTGCCTGTTGGAGAGCACCAGGAAACCTGTgcacatccctccctcccccaagGTGAGACCTCCTGCACATCACAGGCTCACTCCTTTGGAGTGAGAGACCTCAAACAGTCTTGGTACAGTCCTGGGGGAAAGGGAGATATTTCTGCCACAAAACAGCCTTTCTCTTTACACTGAATAGGCCAATTAGAACAAATTCCCTGCAAATCCCAGGAGAGCAGAAGGGGCAAAATCCTGCTTAAACTGGAAACTAGTTTAAACTGGGGTACTAGTTTAATGCAACTACAATCTATCTTGGcaaaatataagaaatttaCATCAAAAAACAGCAGCCTGTTCCTCCACTTTTATCCCTGTCTCACTGAGAAATACAGCCAGCACAGAAAGTCTCAGCCATTAAACACTTCTCCAGCTTTTGCACTGAACTAAGAGGCAACTGAAAACTTATCATGTAAGGTTTAGGAGGAAAATGGTTGtgctgagaaataaaagatCAGAGAAACCATCCGCAACCCCTAACATCTAATGAGAGGTTTTCTCATTTATTCTAGCTTTGGCTCTAGTCTCATGTGGGAGACAGCTTTCAGCATGAGAAGAGCTAAAAACTGCTCTACTCTGGACATGCTGCTGAGAGTCATTTCTAAAGCTTTCCTTGGCTTCTCCAGCAAGAGCTGGAGGAATCACTGGCTCAGATCCAGTATGAC from Parus major isolate Abel chromosome 4A, Parus_major1.1, whole genome shotgun sequence encodes:
- the SEPTIN6 gene encoding septin-6 isoform X1, producing MAAAEVARQGEGCRTVPLSGHVGFDSLPDQLVNKSVNHGFCFNILCVGETGLGKSTLMDTLFNTKFEGDAASHSQPGVQLKSSTYDLQESNVNLKLTIVSTVGFGDQINKEDSYKPIVEFIDAQFEAYLQEELKIKRVLHNYHDTRIHACLYFIAPTGHSLKSLDLVTMKKLDSKVNIIPIIAKSDAISKSELTKFKIKITSELVSNGVQIYQFPTDDESVAEINGTMNAHLPFAVIGSTEELKIGNKMMKARQYPWGTVQVENEAHCDFVKLREMLIRVNMEDLREQTHTRHYELYRRCKLEEMGFKDTDPDSKPFSLQETYEAKRNEFLGELQKKEEAMRQMFVQRVKEKEAELKEAEKELHEKFDRLKKLHQDEKKKLEDKKKSLDDEVNAFKQRKTAAELLQSQAQQAGGSQTLKRDKERKNNPWLCTE
- the SEPTIN6 gene encoding septin-6 isoform X3, yielding MAAAEVARQGEGCRTVPLSGHVGFDSLPDQLVNKSVNHGFCFNILCVGETGLGKSTLMDTLFNTKFEGDAASHSQPGVQLKSSTYDLQESNVNLKLTIVSTVGFGDQINKEDSYKPIVEFIDAQFEAYLQEELKIKRVLHNYHDTRIHACLYFIAPTGHSLKSLDLVTMKKLDSKVNIIPIIAKSDAISKSELTKFKIKITSELVSNGVQIYQFPTDDESVAEINGTMNAHLPFAVIGSTEELKIGNKMMKARQYPWGTVQVENEAHCDFVKLREMLIRVNMEDLREQTHTRHYELYRRCKLEEMGFKDTDPDSKPFSLQETYEAKRNEFLGELQKKEEAMRQMFVQRVKEKEAELKEAEKELHEKFDRLKKLHQDEKKKLEDKKKSLDDEVNAFKQRKTAAELLQSQAQQAGGSQTLKRDKERKNFF
- the SEPTIN6 gene encoding septin-6 isoform X4, which translates into the protein MAAAEVARQGEGCRTVPLSGHVGFDSLPDQLVNKSVNHGFCFNILCVGETGLGKSTLMDTLFNTKFEGDAASHSQPGVQLKSSTYDLQESNVNLKLTIVSTVGFGDQINKEDSYKPIVEFIDAQFEAYLQEELKIKRVLHNYHDTRIHACLYFIAPTGHSLKSLDLVTMKKLDSKVNIIPIIAKSDAISKSELTKFKIKITSELVSNGVQIYQFPTDDESVAEINGTMNAHLPFAVIGSTEELKIGNKMMKARQYPWGTVQVENEAHCDFVKLREMLIRVNMEDLREQTHTRHYELYRRCKLEEMGFKDTDPDSKPFSLQETYEAKRNEFLGELQKKEEAMRQMFVQRVKEKEAELKEAEKELHEKFDRLKKLHQDEKKKLEDKKKSLDDEVNAFKQRKTAAELLQSQAQQAGGSQTLKRDKERKN
- the SEPTIN6 gene encoding septin-6 isoform X2 encodes the protein MAAAEVARQGEGCRTVPLSGHVGFDSLPDQLVNKSVNHGFCFNILCVGETGLGKSTLMDTLFNTKFEGDAASHSQPGVQLKSSTYDLQESNVNLKLTIVSTVGFGDQINKEDSYKPIVEFIDAQFEAYLQEELKIKRVLHNYHDTRIHACLYFIAPTGHSLKSLDLVTMKKLDSKVNIIPIIAKSDAISKSELTKFKIKITSELVSNGVQIYQFPTDDESVAEINGTMNAHLPFAVIGSTEELKIGNKMMKARQYPWGTVQVENEAHCDFVKLREMLIRVNMEDLREQTHTRHYELYRRCKLEEMGFKDTDPDSKPFSLQETYEAKRNEFLGELQKKEEAMRQMFVQRVKEKEAELKEAEKELHEKFDRLKKLHQDEKKKLEDKKKSLDDEVNAFKQRKTAAELLQSQAQQAGGSQTLKRDKERKNSGFL